Proteins encoded together in one Triticum dicoccoides isolate Atlit2015 ecotype Zavitan chromosome 7B, WEW_v2.0, whole genome shotgun sequence window:
- the LOC119335757 gene encoding putative disease resistance RPP13-like protein 3: MAEAVMGPLLGALQELVMKEAQAMAAVDDDVRNLRDKLMWLQAFLRDAEPRRRARNDELTRVCLHQIRGAVFDAEDAVDRYFLKIDLSKYPGWSQAVVQFFIGLTTQVRVRRDLSRRVGSINKRLERIIENKDKYKIDNQDSSSVTTWRPSTDISAAIENLGRFTLPLVGRDEKQEEMRKVLNEESKHPMVITLAGESGLGKTKLTKAIYEDPVTKEHFRVRVWVSFAPGLSASQILKLVLLRLALKPTKSSYDGDDDPGVRLQAALRAKIYLLVLDGEVSSTEWNGILSILGRTSSAKSRVVRITRTDPVAQSSNFVDRNILLTHLDKGTSVELFRKALLWGRGGEKYNRISADDLEMKKHLDSIHDVTGGLPLSVVLLAGLLQTKEFPGEWTRVFEHLTDKSGKSKRDDIILSMCFDDLPHDLKSCFLYLACFPVNMLVKARTMVCMWMAEGFLSPRGGMTMEKVGSHFLNELAQRHLINIPPVEYADPGFESVTVQSRVHDFLLHEAQEVHGGDDVPMLTTTRRLALQNHSDKYAALATPLPKLRSIFSSFEKEDTGMGTATAAAHAAGDRNKKGTNTTIARVFPHLLRSPGSAYTDPKTIIQRLLCNSKFLRVISLDGLDIGIELPHEIGSVVHLQHLAITSCSLKVIPPSIGKLTRLQTLDVRGTGVNALPMGFWKIRTLRHVFGSILLPRRVGNLEQLRNLTTVNHGNNGAWDEKTFSRMVRLNMLHVDGISASNVEAIYKLKYLVILNLASGDQAVIPSDLFTRSNLPRLQMMRLAGKMEQSPTLSGRNFTLPTLTQLFLKNTMVPQSFINQLGIGLPLLSVLVLLEGACESESIVFSTGFHSIKYVTLDVELLRVEIQSPAFGHNLVQVEIVTYSPEILVDISQKPDIKDKIKIDDKYIRGMADPAPEVPNGALQALLNHLMAATGGARPIASRIQTKP, translated from the exons ATGGCGGAGGCGGTGATGGGGCCGCTGCTGGGGGCGCTGCAGGAGCTGGTGATGAAGGAGGCGCAAGCGAtggcggcggtggacgacgacgtgcgGAACCTCCGGGACAAGCTCATGTGGCTGCAGGCCTTCCTCCGCGATGCCGAGCCCCGGCGGCGCGCCAGGAACGATGAGCTCACCAGGGTCTGCCTCCACCAGATACGTGGCGCCGTCTTTGACGCCGAGGACGCAGTTGACCGCTACTTCCTCAAGATCGACCTCTCCAA GTACCCAGGCTGGAGCCAAGCCGTCGTCCAATTCTTCATCGGATTGACCACGCAGGTCCGCGTGCGGAGGGACCTTTCAAGGAGAGTCGGATCCATCAACAAGAGGCTCGAGAGAATCATCGAGAACAAGGATAAGTACAAGATCGACAACCAGGATTCCTCATCAGTCACCACATGGAGGCCGTCCACTGACATCAGTGCTGCTATCGAAAATCT GGGTCGTTTCACGCTACCATTGGTGGGACGAGACGAGAAGCAAGAGGAAATGAGGAAGGTGCTCAACGAGGAATCCAAGCACCCCATGGTGATCACGTTGGCAGGGGAGAGCGGCCTGGGCAAGACaaagttgacgaaggcgatctacgAGGATCCCGTAACCAAGGAGCATTTCAGGGTGCGCGTGTGGGTGAGCTTCGCGCCAGGCCTCAGCGCCTCGCAGATCCTCAAGCTGGTCCTCCTGCGCCTGGCGCTGAAACCGACCAAGAGCAGctacgacggcgacgatgatcccgGGGTAAGGCTACAAGCGGCGCTGCGAGCCAAGATCTACCTGCTGGTCCTCGACGGTGAGGTGAGCAGCACGGAGTGGAACGGCATCCTGTCCATCCTCGGGAGGACGAGCAGCGCCAAGAGCAGAGTGGTGAGGATCACACGGACGGACCCGGTGGCACAGTCCTCCAACTTCGTGGATAGGAATATCCTCCTTACGCACTTGGACAAGGGCACGTCCGTGGAGCTGTTCCGCAAGGCGCTCCTCTGGGGCAGGGGTGGTGAGAAGTATAACAGGATCTCAGCCGACGACCTAGAGATGAAGAAGCACCTGGATtccatccacgacgtcaccggcggTCTCCCGTTGTCTGTCGTGCTGCTGGCGGGCCTCCTGCAGACCAAGGAGTTCCCCGGGGAATGGACTCGCGTGTTCGAGCACCTCACGGACAAGTCCGGCAAGTCCAAACGGGACGACATCATACTCTCCATGTGCTTCGACGACCTCCCGCACGACCTGAAATCGTGCTTCCTCTACCTGGCATGCTTCCCAGTGAACATGCTGGTCAAGGCGCGCACCATGGTGTGCATGTGGATGGCGGAGGGTTTCCTGAGCCCCAGGGGGGGCATGACGATGGAGAAGGTGGGCAGCCATTTCCTGAACGAGCTGGCCCAGAGGCACCTCATCAACATCCCGCCCGTGGAGTACGCCGATCCTGGGTTCGAGAGCGTCACTGTGCAGTCCAGGGTCCACGACTTCCTGCTGCATGAGGCGCAGGAGGTCCACGGCGGCGACGATGTCCCGATGCTAACCACCACTCGCCGCCTCGCGCTGCAGAATCACAGCGATAAGTATGCTGCCCTCGCCACCCCTCTGCCCAAGCTGCGGTCCATCTTCTCAAGCTTTGAAAAAGAAGACACGGGGatggggacggcgacggcggcggctcatGCTGCAGGTGACCGGAACAAGAAAGGTACAAACACCACCATTGCTCGGGTCTTCCCCCATCTTCTTCGGAGCCCCGGTAGCGCCTACACGGACCCGAAGACGATCATACAGAGGCTCCTGTGCAATTCCAAGTTCCTCCGTGTCATCAGTCTAGATGGCCTCGACATTGGCATCGAGTTACCCCATGAAATCGGGAGCGTGGTGCACCTGCAGCATCTCGCCATCACCTCCTGCTCCCTCAAG GTAATACCACCGTCAATTGGAAAGCTGACCCGGCTCCAGACGCTGGACGTCCGAGGCACCGGCGTCAACGCGCTCCCGATGGGGTTCTGGAAAATAAGGACGTTGCGGCACGTGTTCGGGTCCATCCTCTTGCCCAGGCGAGTCGGCAACCTGGAGCAGCTACGGAACCTGACGACTGTAAACCATGGCAACAACGGTGCCTGGGACGAGAAAACCTTCTCCAGGATGGTACGCCTCAACATGCTGCACGTCGACGGGATCTCCGCAAGCAATGTGGAGGCCATCTACAAGCTCAAGTACCTCGTGATCCTCAACCTCGCTTCTGGAGATCAGGCGGTGATCCCCTCAGATCTGTTCACTAGATCCAACCTCCCACGCCTCCAGATGATGCGGCTGGCCGGGAAGATGGAGCAATCCCCGACATTGTCGGGCCGCAACTTTACACTCCCGACCCTGACGCAGTTGTTCCTGAAGAACACGATGGTGCCGCAGTCCTTCATCAACCAGCTGGGAATTGGCCTGCCACTCCTCTCCGTGCTCGTCCTGCTAGAAGGCGCCTGTGAATCGGAGAGCATCGTCTTCAGCACCGGGTTCCACAGCATCAAGTACGTGACGCTGGACGTGGAGCTGTTGCGGGTCGAGATCCAGAGCCCCGCATTTGGCCATAACCTCGTGCAGGTGGAGATCGTCACCTACTCccctgaaatccttgttgatatctCTCAGAAACCCGACATCAAGGACAAGATCAAGATCGACGATAAATACATCCGAGGTATGGCGGATCCCGCGCCTGAGGTGCCCAACGGTGCTCTCCAGGCCCTACTGAATCATCTAATGGCGGCCACCGGCGGGGCTCGTCCGATTGCGAGCCGTATTCAAACAAAACCTTAG